Proteins encoded together in one Plasmodium brasilianum strain Bolivian I chromosome 4, whole genome shotgun sequence window:
- a CDS encoding hypothetical protein (Plasmodium exported protein (PHIST)), which produces MKSKYASFSNLIQSKHFRASVRTLTCLLLLNIQHFILPQEKSYSLLPLSKIYSDRGLVEKPPTHWKTGIWSDDKKSPSSKLGGNFDKSNELLDRLRYTVKNYINKDTISEKRREKKENAFNENYGSNLKLSEAELKKKVDDLYFFVTIKDMHDIWYHIYDRRRCVYIEMMKKIWDKCVEFAEKKNISKKILIKTWWSAYSDFMVELQKFDADSLSNFIDLYKGKPCTRYKFIELLNKNKSDWKEITEKMKNKWKKQLHTKLKHHAK; this is translated from the exons atgaaGTCCAAATATGCAAGTTTTTCAAACTTAATACAGTCTAAACATTTTAGAGCTTCAGTACGCACGTTGACTTGTCTTTTGCTACTA AACATACAGCATTTTATTCTTCCTCAAGAAAAGTCGTATTCGCTTTTACCATTAAGTAAGATATACAGTGATAGAGGTTTAGTTGAGAAACCTCCAACACACTGGAAAACTGGTATATGGAGTGATGATAAAAAGAGTCCTAGTTCAAAATTAGGAGGGAACTTCGATAAATCAAATGAATTGTTAGATAGATTAAGATATACAGtgaaaaattacataaacaAAGATACAATTagtgaaaaaagaagagaaaaaaaagaaaatgcatTTAACGAAAACTACGGAAGTAACCTAAAATTATCAGAAgcagaattaaaaaaaaaagttgatgatttatatttttttgttactatAAAAGATATGCATGACATATGGTATCATATTTATGATCGACGCAGGTGCGTATATAttgaaatgatgaaaaaaatttgggATAAATGTGTAGAATTTgcagaaaagaaaaatatttccaagaaaattttaattaaaacatgGTGGAGTGCTTATTCTGATTTTATGGTTGAGTTACAAAAATTTGACGCTGATTCTTTAAGCAATTTTATTGACTTATATAAGGGGAAACCTTGTACTCGTTATAAATTCatagaattattaaataagaataagagTGATTGGAAAGAAATCacggaaaaaatgaagaacaaATGGAAAAAGCAGTTGCACACTAAACTAAAACACcatgcaaaataa
- a CDS encoding hypothetical protein (Plasmodium exported protein) yields the protein MLKRKNYNINPNITTTRNYYGNEKNVDNKGDIYGAVYLRALEKCRKKEKLNLLPLFIKAYMFIHLIWMLLVYSNNSAGDTIYNMLGENYDIPKNDKFILRTNRVLVESARSLNSSYETLEQNIVDKIENIYEQQTRNIASKIMAFIKKIDLIVEKEIVKALKYIDSEKEAPIKSGMNFFEKVKNFFKGLKIFSTPVLATVTALAAYYIKAHLISASFTLTIAFIPFLSTCYLIYKVYKIRSEMA from the exons atgttgaagaggaaaaattataatattaaccCCAATATTACAACAACAAGGAATTATTATGGaaacgaaaaaaatgtagataaTAAAGGTGACATATATGGGGCGGTTTATTTAAGAGCATTAGAAAAgtgtagaaaaaaagagaagttAAACTTGCTTCCTCTTTTCATAAAAGCATATATGTTTATCCATTTAATTTGGATGTTGCTTGTTTATTCTAATAATAGT GCGGGTGATAccatttataatatgttagGAGAGAATTACGATATACCAAAGAATgacaaatttatattaagaaCAAATAGAGTATTAGTAGAAAGTGCAAGGAGTTTAAATTCCTCTTACGAAACTTTAGAACAAAATATAGTagataaaatagaaaatatttatgaacaaCAGACAAGAAACATAGCATCCAAGATTATggcttttataaaaaaaattgatttgatagttgaaaaagaaatagtaaaagctttaaaatatatagattcTGAAAAAGAGGCTCCAATTAAAAGTGGTATGAATTTTTTCGAAAAagtcaaaaattttttcaaaggTTTAAAGATATTTTCAACACCCGTTTTAGCTACAGTCACTGCGTTGGCAgcttattatattaaagcCCATTTAATTTCAGCATCATTTACTCTGACCATAGCTTTCATACCCTTTTTGTCAACatgttatttaatatacaaGGTTTATAAGATACGCAGTGAAATGgcataa
- a CDS encoding hypothetical protein (Plasmodium exported protein (PHIST)): protein MNRKNKGFTNLARYMSFKMLFYCLPILSLLEINTILTEENVCLGLQMKSANFGRNLTEAHSEDSLKINEKNDHQSEQIADNLRLRNSKNIINRTIKNETKDATKTKRKETEVGHFSNRTSENKGNEEQIKFKAVENENFGNKILESRIKLTEEEVTEILDSLEDVVSKKEMYIVWFNVHNHCIKKYYAMIEELWTNIKLSAFCRNLSEKDLLKIWWKAYPDLITELKENDKNCIIDFYNLFDRGECTRDEYKNFIDNRKKNWTSITNVMKYKWNNLLMDLIKNITSWEYTNDDNPLNSPDPPMFSF from the exons atgaatagaaaaaataaaggattTACAAATTTGGCAAGATATATGTCATTTAAAATGTTGTTTTATTGTTTGCCCATTCTTTCGTTGCTA gaGATCAATACAATATTAACCGAGGAAAATGTGTGCTTAGGGTTACAAATGAAAAGTGCAAATTTTGGAAGAAATTTAACAGAAGCGCATTCAGAagattcattaaaaataaatgagaaaaacGATCATCAGAGTGAGCAAATAGCTGATAACTTAAGATTACGGAACAGtaagaatattattaacagaACGATAAAAAACGAAACAAAAGATGCAACAAAAACGAAAAGGAAAGAAACTGAAGTTGGGCATTTCTCCAATAGGACCTCAGAAAATAAAGGGAATGaagaacaaattaaatttaaagcagtagaaaatgaaaatttcgGGAACAAAATCTTAGAAAGTAGAATAAAATTGACAGAAGAAGAAGTGACAGAAATATTAGATTCATTAGAAGATGTTGTatcgaaaaaagaaatgtataTTGTATGGTTTAATGTTCATAATcattgtataaaaaaatattatgcgATGATAGAAGAGTTATGGACAAATATTAAATTGTCAGCATTTTGTCGTAATCTTTCAGAAAAGGATTTACTTAAAATATGGTGGAAAGCTTACCCGGATCTTATTACTGAACTAAAAGAGAACgataaaaattgtataatcGACTTTTACAATTTATTTGATAGAGGAGAGTGCACACgtgatgaatataaaaatttcatagataacagaaagaaaaattggACATCCATTACAAatgtaatgaaatataaatggaataatttgttaatggatctaataaaaaacatCACCAGCTGGGAATATACTAATGATGATAATCCATTAAATTCGCCCGACCCTCCtatgttttcattttaa